From Deferrisoma camini S3R1, the proteins below share one genomic window:
- a CDS encoding NapC/NirT family cytochrome c, which translates to MGWWIERAKGMSRGGWAGFLAVVVLAGAGLFVAGARWVNTSPNRCATCHPVLTGLWKQSQGHPADRVTCYQCHAQHAELPESLNVFGYVRDRLIPEKYAAFEDRVEARCEGCHSDIRTREKENRKLIRINHKVHLADADPQGRPLDLGCLDCHRSIAHDKAEVPTWRPRMYGCFTGDCHRKDRNKDNCRRCHYQQLTEPGAQVL; encoded by the coding sequence ATGGGTTGGTGGATCGAGCGAGCCAAGGGCATGAGCCGCGGGGGCTGGGCCGGTTTCCTAGCCGTGGTGGTCCTGGCCGGGGCGGGGCTGTTCGTCGCCGGGGCCCGGTGGGTCAACACCTCCCCGAACCGGTGTGCCACCTGTCACCCGGTGCTGACCGGGCTGTGGAAGCAGAGCCAGGGGCACCCGGCCGACCGGGTCACCTGCTACCAGTGCCACGCCCAGCACGCCGAGCTTCCGGAGTCCCTGAATGTGTTCGGGTACGTGCGCGATCGCCTGATCCCCGAGAAGTACGCCGCCTTCGAGGACCGGGTCGAGGCCCGGTGCGAGGGCTGCCACTCCGACATCCGCACCCGGGAGAAGGAGAACCGCAAGCTGATCCGCATCAACCACAAGGTGCACCTGGCCGACGCCGACCCCCAGGGCCGGCCCCTGGACCTGGGCTGCCTGGACTGCCACCGGTCCATCGCCCACGACAAGGCCGAGGTGCCCACCTGGCGGCCGCGGATGTACGGCTGCTTCACCGGCGACTGCCACCGCAAGGACCGCAACAAGGACAACTGCCGCCGGTGCCACTACCAGCAGCTGACGGAGCCGGGGGCCCAGGTCCTGTAG
- a CDS encoding molybdopterin-containing oxidoreductase family protein, with the protein MAGLTRRQFLEWGGAGAAGLALAGPAAGALPAPAHRSLRKFRDPVATACTACGGTCAVRVFRNGGLPVQVLPNPEAGTLSGICPRAFGALESFWDPNRLTRPLRRKGRRGAGEFEEISWDEAVEAVAQTLAEAPDRAYVDVGRPDPLAGAMLERLGVTRRIAGPESTVWSAREAQRRVYGLPLASPDLSRVRTLVLVGARPWDQGPAFGRWAQGLAELRARGGRIISLGSFEGATGSVADEWIPIRPGSECLVLLGILRVLLTQGGYEAEGFVQRVGVEPEKILESLVPYSVDLVEAASGLSALTLVRLAQAFRAGAPSLCWVDSAGTPQAEALEATAAVLNASQGDPEAAGLRLAHPLGWVPAFEPTLPRTRAVKDLLAGNEGAGLYLAYRANPVYESPRSRSVHRAFAEEDRIGLVVAFDTHLTETAQVADLVLPAASDLELWNLVGGYDGDGKAWVALQQPAPRGRAEPEWLRRPDTAPDGLFDGPRNGPVGEARQLGDLLLAVGRRIGGGLAEAFPYPDAGTYVRYLCDTLPPLAADGGFRALAARGVWRARRVGYPWAATHGFPTPSRTLEVTHRLKHRVPRDLKRLEGEHFALVVVRHPETDPAFPRSARAGELHPENPLLLHPEAAAALGLHDGAEAVVRTEVGEARVRVQLVRGIHPRAAALAWGYGHPPRQDDRPWWAVHGPGVSVAELSPFATDSEGAQAWKALRITVAPA; encoded by the coding sequence ATGGCAGGTCTGACCCGAAGGCAGTTTCTGGAGTGGGGCGGCGCCGGCGCGGCCGGCCTGGCCCTGGCCGGGCCGGCTGCCGGGGCCCTGCCCGCCCCGGCCCATCGGAGCCTGCGCAAGTTCCGGGACCCGGTGGCCACGGCGTGCACCGCCTGCGGCGGCACCTGCGCCGTTCGGGTGTTCCGGAACGGGGGGCTCCCGGTGCAGGTGCTGCCCAACCCCGAGGCCGGGACCCTGTCCGGCATCTGCCCCCGGGCGTTCGGGGCCCTGGAGTCCTTCTGGGACCCGAACCGCTTGACCCGACCCCTGCGGCGCAAGGGGCGCCGGGGGGCGGGGGAGTTCGAGGAGATCTCGTGGGACGAGGCCGTGGAGGCCGTGGCCCAGACCCTGGCCGAGGCGCCCGACCGGGCCTATGTGGACGTGGGCCGGCCCGACCCCCTGGCCGGTGCGATGCTGGAGCGGCTGGGGGTGACCCGCCGGATCGCGGGGCCCGAGAGCACGGTCTGGAGCGCCCGGGAGGCCCAGCGCCGGGTGTACGGGCTTCCCTTGGCCTCGCCGGACCTGTCGCGGGTGCGCACCCTGGTGCTGGTGGGGGCCCGGCCCTGGGACCAGGGGCCGGCCTTCGGCCGGTGGGCCCAGGGGCTGGCCGAGCTCAGGGCCCGGGGCGGGCGGATCATCAGCCTGGGCTCCTTCGAGGGGGCCACCGGCAGCGTGGCCGACGAGTGGATCCCGATCCGGCCGGGCTCGGAGTGCCTCGTGCTCCTGGGGATCCTTCGGGTGCTCCTGACCCAGGGCGGGTACGAGGCCGAGGGGTTCGTCCAGAGGGTGGGGGTCGAGCCGGAGAAGATCCTCGAGTCCCTGGTGCCCTACTCCGTGGACCTGGTGGAGGCCGCGTCGGGCCTGTCGGCCCTGACCCTGGTGCGACTGGCCCAGGCGTTCCGGGCCGGGGCGCCGTCGCTGTGCTGGGTGGACTCGGCCGGCACCCCCCAGGCCGAGGCCCTGGAGGCCACGGCGGCGGTGCTGAACGCCTCCCAGGGGGACCCCGAGGCGGCCGGCCTGAGGCTGGCCCACCCCCTGGGGTGGGTGCCGGCGTTCGAGCCGACCCTGCCGCGGACCCGGGCCGTGAAAGACCTGCTGGCCGGCAACGAGGGGGCCGGCCTCTACCTGGCCTACCGGGCGAACCCGGTGTACGAGAGCCCTCGGAGCCGTTCGGTGCACCGGGCGTTCGCCGAGGAGGACCGGATCGGGCTGGTGGTGGCGTTCGACACCCACCTCACCGAGACCGCCCAGGTGGCCGACCTGGTGCTGCCGGCGGCGAGCGACCTGGAGCTGTGGAACCTGGTGGGCGGGTACGACGGCGACGGCAAGGCCTGGGTGGCCCTGCAGCAACCGGCGCCCCGGGGCAGGGCCGAGCCCGAGTGGCTGCGGCGGCCCGACACGGCCCCCGACGGCCTGTTCGACGGGCCGAGGAACGGTCCGGTGGGCGAGGCCCGGCAGCTGGGCGACCTGCTGCTGGCGGTGGGCCGCCGGATCGGAGGCGGGCTCGCCGAGGCGTTCCCCTACCCGGACGCGGGGACCTACGTGCGTTACCTGTGCGACACTCTTCCCCCCCTGGCCGCGGACGGCGGGTTCCGGGCCCTGGCCGCCCGGGGCGTGTGGCGGGCCCGCCGGGTCGGGTACCCGTGGGCCGCGACCCACGGGTTCCCCACCCCTTCCCGCACCCTGGAGGTGACCCACCGGCTGAAGCACCGGGTGCCCAGGGATCTGAAGCGGCTGGAGGGCGAGCACTTCGCTCTGGTGGTGGTGCGGCACCCCGAGACGGACCCGGCGTTTCCGCGGTCGGCCCGGGCCGGCGAGCTCCACCCGGAAAATCCGCTGCTCCTTCACCCGGAGGCGGCCGCCGCCCTGGGACTGCACGACGGGGCCGAAGCCGTGGTGCGCACCGAGGTGGGCGAGGCGAGGGTCCGGGTGCAGCTGGTGCGGGGGATCCATCCCCGGGCCGCTGCGCTGGCGTGGGGGTACGGCCATCCGCCCCGGCAGGACGACCGGCCGTGGTGGGCGGTCCACGGGCCCGGGGTGTCGGTGGCCGAGCTGTCTCCGTTCGCCACGGACAGCGAGGGGGCCCAGGCGTGGAAGGCCCTGCGGATCACGGTGGCCCCCGCGTAG